CAAGCAGAAATATTTCCTGACTCTGTATTTTTGATTGATATCCATTTGAGGGAGAACGTGGGCTGCAGACTTACGGTTCCCACTGGAGTCGGGCCAGAGACGGTTCGGCCCAAAGTTCACAGTCATTCATTTACACGTTGGAGATAAAGCTGCATGGACCTCCTGACGGCTGCGGCGTTTAGCCTGCGTGGTGGCGGCGTTTAGCCTGCGTGGCTGCGGCGTTTAGCCTGCGTGGCGGCGGTGTCTGCAGCTGAATgtttattgattattaaaatatctgGAGCTGCAGGTGATGAGCAGCGATCAGTTGATCAGGATTTATCAGGATTCAAATTGTTCATCCTGCACCAGATTGGCAGAAATTAACGTCTTCGTGTTTAcactgattattgattattgatcagaATGAAACTTGatacaaacagaataaaatcagGCTGAAGGTTGATctttcatccatccacccattcatccatccattccaTCATCCGTCCACCATCTGTTTACCATCCTTCTGTCCAtctcatcatccatccattttatcatccaaccatccatccatccgaccAACCAATCATATCCTGTTCTttcaattttataattttttgggggaaatttTTAAAGTCCATGACTCTTAAATTCAGACTTTATTAGTTCTGTAGGATTTATTCTTGATAAGTGAACGTCTAATGAAAATATGAGTCTGGAAAAATGTGTGTGTCTAAAATCCAGCGCAGGTGCATCTGCTGGGTGTGcactcttcttctctttcctgCACTCCTCTTCCCTCTTCATGAGCGCTTTGTCCTTGGCAGCGATTTTAAAACCGCTctaacacaaagcagctttccGTCTGTGCCGCTCTGCTCTGTTTGAGCACAGCTTTAGCACTTTCAGTTCAGGAAACCTGTGTTAAGATAACAGTGCGCTGTGATCTGGCCCTTCTGGTCGATTAAAATCGCCTCTGCTGCGGTTCGGGGCCCTGATGGGAGGCTTCCTGTGTGACTCTGGGATGGTGCAACTCCTGACTGCTTGTGGCTGCGCAGACAAACACACCATATCTGCTATCAAACAAGGAGTTTCAGCTCATAATGTTTACAGATAGTAACCGGATACAGCTATACATTGGGCAGCATAAGCCTTGGGGGAACCAAGATGGCAACCAGTGGGAATTTAAATAAACGACTTTACTGTTGCTGTTGATCTGAAATCGGAGCTTGTGGGTGGGTAAATCCTGCTCTGACTTGTTCTTTTTTCTGAGTAAATTACATCTTGAGACATAATTACAGTGAGCTCAAGCTAGTCTCAGCACGCAGTTTGTCATCTGAGTGTCAGTGAGCCTGATGGCGAAATCTGAGGAGAACAGAAACAGGATGATCgcgctgcactgcaaaaacacaaagtatttttggtctagtttctactgaaaatatcttggcacacttgaaataagacaaatataatttacaagtaactttaaGGAAAGaattaggagcttgttttaagttaattccttaatattgaagaaaatgtagttagtgaaataatctgccactggaaCAAGAAATTTCTTTCTATATTAGAAGTTCAAATCTACAACCTGAGCATTAAGGCCAtactataataaataaataaaaataaaattacataaataaaatagtatcacgagaataaagtcataatattttgagaataaactcaggagaataaagtcatattgccagaattaaaaaaacataataaataaatagaataaattaaaactaatacCAGGATAAAGCCAtaataatatcagaataaagccataatattaagagaataaagtcacaataatatcagaataaaatcacaataatatcagaataaagtcacaataatatcagaataaaatcacaataatatcagaataaaatcacaataatatcagaataaagccataatattaagataataaagtcacaataatatcagaataaaatcacaataatatcagaataaaatcacaataatatcagaataaagtcacaataatatcagaataaagtcacaataatatcagaataaaatcacaataatatcagaataaagccataatattagataataaagtcacaataatatcagaataaaatcacaataatatcagaataaagtcataatattaagataataaaatcacaataatatcagaataaaatcacaataatatcagaataaaatcacaataatatcagaataaaatcacaataatatcagaataaagccataatattaagagaataaagtcacaataatatcagaataaaatcacaataatatcagaataaagtcacaataatatcagaataaaatcacaataatatcagaataaaatcacaataatatcagaataaagccataatattaagataataaagtcacaataatatcagaataaaatcacaataatatcagaataaaatcacaataatatcagaataaagtcacaataatatcagaataaagtcacaataatatcagaataaaatcacaataatatcagaataaagccataatattagataataaagtcacaataatatcagaataaaatcacaataatatcagaataaagtcataatattaagataataaagtcacaataatatcagaataaaatcacaataatatcagaataaaatcacaataatatcagaataaaatcacaataatatcagaataaaatcacaataatatcagaataaagtcataatatccCAATAGTCAGatttcaagaataaagttgtactaaaataaacataaaatgagAATAGccataatatgagaataaaattatattttgagaataaagtaaaaatttttgtctgttctcacattatttaattatttttcccaTTATGtgactttattattctaattttattattttattttcttaactcGTCCTTAATATTCTGTTGTAAACTCTGTTGTCTTGTTCCAATCTACTTCACTTATGTTtagcacttttttaaaattaatattaggtaattatttacttataacAGTattctatattttgctgaaaagttacatgtaagttatttttgtcttatttcaaatgcacTGAGATCTTTACACTAAACGTTGACTAAAAATCCTTggtaatgttttgtgtttttgcagtttagaGCTGCTGAAATAAAACTGCTGTTTCCTTTAACATTTCAGGACATTTGTTGTGTttgagcttcttcttcttctctggtctGTTTCAGTCACAGATGGGAACAGACTGCATGTGAAAAGTTGCAAATGAAGAGCAGCTGCCCACGTTTCTGTTTATAAATCGATTCAGCGGCGCTTTAAAAATCAGCACATTTATTCTGACTAATCCACTCGTCTGTCGCTGCGGTGCCTTCGTTGCGTTGCCTTCGCTGCGTTGCCTTCGCTGCGTTGCCTTCGCTGCGTTGCCTTCGCTGCCACACCGAGTCCCGCAGGTTTCTGCTCACAGAATATAAAAATGGACGGCCTGCTGGGTTTCTGGTTTTAGTCCAgtggaaaagtctggaaaaccaaataaggaaggaaaatatttgtaattccACATGTTGTCGTTCTTTCTTCCTGCTTTCCTCTCGCCCTTCGTTTAtttctttctccctcttttcctttcttcatttcttacatacttctttctttttctataccttcttttcctttcttgcattttttcattcttctgtctcgtctgtttcttttccttccttctttcctttgcTCTCTGTCTTTATcttattttcactctttttttgctcttctgttcttttcctctctttttcttttgctctttctttttgtctttctgtctttcttttgctctgtgtcttttgctttctttctatttttgttttgctctttttttttctttggctctctttctgttgctttttcttttctgttgtctttatcttgttttttttgtcactccTGACTTGTGCTATTTTTCCTTATCttgcttcttttgtttctttcataataatttatcatttctggGAAGACGAACACAGATTGGTTAATCTGGAGAGCAGGACTTCAGCTTCAGATTACAGTTTATCCATAAATATCTGATGGGATTGGATGTTTATTGGAAACCAGCAGCCAGTGTTGCCGGATTGAGCAACATGTTGCAGTGAGTTATCAGTTTTACTTCCCACATTAAAAATGATACAACTGAATTATGGCTTTTTGTTAGGAAATAGAAACAACTTTTCTAAATGTAAGCGAGTTTCACCGTTTTTCCTTAAAGTTGTTGgaatatgtttataaaaaatgtggagtttatttcttttaagtggtttttattttggtacaggttttacaaaaaaaagcttgtaaatgtaatttaattttttgataGGATCAGCAATGTTTTCTATCTATATTTAgtagaagaaattaaataaacaatgttgCAGAGGAAAACGTTGACacaatgttcattttgatgGTTAAAAATAGAGTAAAAGTTTCTGTggtgtttttaaatgataacCTGACAGAGTTTTtctctctggtgttttaaaaatgttttttgttctgtggTTGATGGACGGTTAgtttttaactctgtttatgTGAAAGTTTCTTAGAATGTAAAACTCTGCATATTAattgaaatataaatgtgttaaaattaagaaaaagatttcttttgtgcttttttgctcttttttcacttctctttcattagttttttcgctcttttttcttcaactctttcttttcttttatttttgcgcTTTAGTTCTTTCTTTCAGTCTTTCTGACATGTTTTTCACTAATTTTTTCCACTATcttgttctcttttttcctcttttgcatCTTTCGTTCGctctttttttgctcttttactCTTTCACTCTTTTCATTCAATTGCTTTTTGcgttttttgtgcttttacgCTTGTTTTTAGATAGGAATATCTGTCATAAATAGGTTTTGTTGCATCACAGGGAATAATAGTCACCTTGCAGTTGAGAAGTTTGTTTCGTCCTCTGCTGATTGTCGATGTTCCTTTGAGCAACGCACTGGTGCTAAATCTGACCACCAATCCATGTATGAATGTGTCTGTGAGCTGCTTGAAGACCGTTCCAGTGCAAAATAGTTTTGAGAAATTGGTCTGCCTAGCctgttttttgtccttttttgattgtttattcTGTAAAACTCTTGATCCATATTCCTGCTTGCAGCCGGTTTAGTTTGATCGATCTTCCTGCTTGCAGCCGGTTTAGTTTGATCCATATTCCTGCTTGCAGCCGGTTTAGTTTGATCCATATTCCTGCTTGCAGCCGGTTTAGTTTGATCTATATTCCTGCTTGCAGCCGGTTTAGTTTGATCTATATTCCTGCTTGCAGCCGGTTTAGTTTGATCCATATTCCTGCTTGCAGCCGGTTTAGTTTGATCTATATTCCTGCTTGCAGCCGGTTTAGTTTGATCCATATTCCTGCTTGCAGCCGGTTTAGTTTGATCCATATTCCTGCTTGCAGCCGGTTTAGTTTGATCTATATTCCTGCTTGCAGCCGGTTTAGTTTGATCCATATTCCTGCTTGCAGCCGGTTTAGTTTGATCTATATTCCTGCTTGCAGCCGGTTTAGTTTGATCCATATTCCTGCTTGCAGCCGGTTTAGTTTGATCGATCTTCCTGCTTGCAGCCGGTTTAGTTTGATCCATATTCCTGCTTGCAGCCGGTTTAGTTTGATCCATATTCCTGCTTGCAGTCGGTTTAGTTTGATCGATCTTCCTGCTTGCAGTGGTTTAGTTTGATCGATCTTCCTGCTTGCAGCCGGTTTAGTTTGATCGATCTTCCTGCTTGCAGCCGGTTTAGTTTGAGCGATCTTCCTGCTTGCAGCCGGTTTAGTTTGATCCATATTCCTGCTTGCAGCCGGTTTAGTTTCGGCTGTGAGCGACTGTAAACTGTGTGTAAAGATTCTTGCTGAAGCAACAGTGTCTGGCGGTGCATTCCTGCACGGCGATGTGAGATTTAGTGCTGCAGGGAGGATCTGCTGAGGGGCTGAGGTCATGAGCTGAAAACGCAACTCCCAGTAGTTTAAGTTGAAGTTTATTTAActcactttttgtttctgttttatgttgttttaatgGTCCAGGCTGAAAACTTGCTTCTGACACAATATGAGGGTTATtgcgtttttctttttgctttttacctCTTTTGATTAGaccttttttctcttcttgcaCAGGAGCACATATTTGTGTAAAGCcagtttttctgtctgtatgAGCGACACCCACCCCAGAGACCAAACAGAGAGCATTTACCTTGCAAACGTTAAGGCAGCCACACCCAGACGTTCTCCGTTTATCCTCCGactgccctctgctggagcGTTCACTGGAAAAGTTTGGTTTGGCCAAGATTTACAATGAAAGGCCTCTTTGTTATGACAAATGTGTAACTTAATTTCCTGTATGGAAAAATGTGTAGCCACCGTTGATGAGTACAGAGTAACCTTTAGCTGGCAGATATGCTACTTTCTTGTAACAAATATAGTTTTACTTGCATCAGGGTTcttaaaataattggaaatgtcttgattttaaggtttggaaagtgctttatttttatataaaataattaaaactagacagttttgtaataaagtgcaaactaacttttgattaaaagctaaatttggaaaacatttacagttgaaagcagatattttacatttttctctctgcttgtagttaaattaaactaaacttttattgttttaggttaactagaattaccaaaattatttatatttgctaaatgccaggaaattttgtgagaatttttttttagagatttagATATTgtgtttaatcatttaatttgaaggttatttatttaagacgatttgttttgattgtttcgaagcattgaatatttttttattcctagTGACTTATAGATGTATTGTACTGTGTAACTGAATTAAAAGTTGGCTTTTGTTTTATACGTTATTGaaatttgttgttaaattagtgagacatttcaaaacataattttgttagattttattttatcttgtccCTGCTGTAAAATGCCGATACATCACAAGATATTGTTAATAACGGTGACAAATTATATCACAgcagtgaattttaaaaaaacaaattagtcATCCAGTAGATCTTTAACTCCATATTAAAAGTTGGTACTCCTTTCAAAAGTCTAATTTTCACTggagaaaatgcattttcagaaaaaaaggctaaaaaatgTAAGTCAACAAAAGAAATCTTGCTGAAATTTAATAGAAAGACTGTcagctgaaaacaaactgatttccataaaagacaaataaaatactgGAAGAAGCATAGTTTCATTTTAGTTAGAATAACCCTTAGCTGGAAAAGGATAAATTAGCTGACGTTGAAGTAAAAATAGCTGatataaaaagcagaactgTGAGCTGATCTACTGGAACAGCTGGAGGAAGCTGGTGTTTTCTCAAGCACTGCAAAAaattaccaagtaattttgtctagtttctagtgcgaAATAAGAGAAGTGTACTAATTTTCAGCAAGgtttaggagcttgttttacgtaaataattccttaatattgtttttttttttaaagtacacaTTTCACTGAGgcttattttgcttttattgtggGAAAATATCTTATTCAgcactttttcaccaatattaagaaattatttacttaaaacaagctcctgtagattgctgaaaagttacttcttttgtcttatttcaactgtactaagatatttgcattagaaactaaaccaaatatacgtagtgagattttttttttttttgctttgaaaacCTTTACAAAAAGCTAGACTGAACTTCAAAATCAAATATCAATTATTCATAATTCTCTAATAATTCAACATCTTAAAAAATCAACAGCTTTGAATTGACTAACTGCATTTTTATCACATACCctaaagatgttttttgtttttagatcttCATGATGTAATCTTAAGAAACCTTCCTGTAACTTTTAACATGAtgttgccccctgctggtgCTCACGCGGTACTACACTCTGACCTCCCGATGCTTCTCATTCTTCAGGTGTTTCGAGGCGCTGGTGATCTACTTCAAGGCAGGCCAACACGAGGAGCCTTACGTCACCCTCTCCAGGAAAACCAACCTGCAGAAGGGCCGAGAGATAGAGCTGGAAATCGGGCAGACGGAGCGGACCCTGGCCACGCACCGAAACGCCTTCAAACGCACCGCCGTCATCCAGGCCTTCCTGGGCTCCACTCCTCAGCTGACGCTCCAGCTGTACGCCACCATCCAGGAGAAGTACATCCTGTCTGACAGACGTAAGAGATGCTGGTTTATGCCCTCCGTTTGAGCTTTCTCTTTTtgcagaaattacattttgagtcttaaatgtacagtatattttgGGGCATTTTGAATCTCTGAGTTGTATTTTTATAcgtttatttaagaaaaataagttgACATTAAATACGTTAATCACAAATCTTAACTTTAATCTCATCTTGTACGTAGTTTTCGTTTTTCTCACGGGACTTTACTGTTACGTAAAACACTTCCACTGTATGGAAGGCCATATGGGCCATAAAACGCCACTTTTACCAAACGTTTTAGCTAAAACGTCACACAAAAAAACGCCAGTTTATGACTTAAGTCACCAAAATACTACAAAAGTACAttgaaaacacagtttttatgCAGTTGTACGACTGCATAAAAACTGCAGTGTTTGAATGATTAAACACTGGTTGTCATTCAAAGTGGCGTTCAATTACTAGAATAAACACCGTAGTTTTCACCATTCAGAAGGTAGTTTTAcaacagcataaaaaaacaagaatttgaaggaattgttgcagtattttacagaaaattgttttttatgtggCTTTTTAGCCAGATGTGTGGTAAAAGTGTCGGTTTGTGACCACATGGTTATACAAAAAGTTCTTTAAAAGTATTAAATTTGTGTTGGGAAAACTTGCAGAAGCCTTATAAGTTGTATGGTCTTATTTACATTTGGCTGTAAGACTGAATTCTGCAAACATGCTGATATTAGTATATGTTATGATTCATTCACAGTTTGTAAACATAAGCTTTATTGCCTGAAACTGAGAGCGAGCTCAGTCTTTTGGGAGAGGCCTTGCTTTGGCCTGAAGGTGGCGCCACAGCAGGAGTTAACATTGATCATTAGTCATGAAACGCATGAGAATTACTTGATTCAGTCATCATCAGTGTGAATGCATACAGGagtgttggatggatggttggaacCAACCCAACATTCACaccaataaacacatttaaatcctACTTCAAAGCCTCGATTCAACTCTAATTAAACCCTACAGTCAGAACAGGACTGAGGTCAGGTGGTTTGCTTCCTGTACTTGGTGCTCCTTGGTGACTAATGCCCTGCTGGGAACCAGACACACCTGAGTTTATATGAGGCTGATTGAGGTCAACCAGCTTCTGATAAGATCTGAACCAGTTCAGACGGAGCTGAATGCTGCTCCAGTGGAAAGTCAGGGAAAAACGAGTCAAGTTCAACCAAAAGACATTTGatctcagtgtttctgctgcgGCAGTGAGGCTGGAAACCTCACCTGGAAAACCTCACCTGGAAAACCTCACCTGGTTCAGGAATGTTTAacggtctggaaaactagaacGCTTTGGGAAAAAGCTTCTGCTTCCAGACTCTATTAACCAGCGTCTGTCCTTCCTCTCTTCCATTTGTCCTTCTTCCTTTactgcatccatccatccatccatccatccatccatccatccatcatccatccatccatccatctcttcTGGTTTCCATATTTAGTTTCATATTTGCtataatctgataaaaaaattatctgtaaTTTCCCTTCagaaacgtgtgtgtgtgtgtgtgatactCCAGGTTATTCCGCTCCGGTTGTGTTAagctctctctcctctctgcagTGGCGTTGATGATCATCACCCTCATCTCCATCACCTACGGCGCTCTGGTCTGCAGCGTCCTCGCCATCCAGATCACCTACGACTCCATCAAGGTGCGGCTGCGGCCCGCCGCCTACCTGTGCATGGTGGTGTGGCGGGCCCTGGAGATCACCACCCGGGTCATGACCCTGGTCCTGTTTAGCACCGCCCTGACCCACTGGGTCATCCTGGTGGGCGCGCTCAacctgctcttcttcttcttcctgccGTGGGCGGAGTTCTGGGCGCGGAGAGGCTCTCTGGCCGAGGGCGTGGAGAATAACCTCTCCAAGCTGGGCACCGCCGTGGTGCTGTGCATGTTCACGCTGCTGTACGCCTGCATCAACGTGTTCTGCTGGTCGGCCGTGGAGCTCGACCTGGCAGACCAGGAGCTCATCGACCGGAAGCAGAGCTGGCTCCGCCTGGCGCTCTACTACTCCGGCCGCTTCCTGGAGAACTTCGTCCTCATCACGCTCTGGTACTTCTTCAAGTCGGACTTCTACCAGTACGTGTGCGCGCCGCTGGTGGTGGTGCAGCTGCTGATCGGCTACAGTGTGGCCCTTCTCTTCATGCTGCTCTTCTACCAGTTTTGCCACCCGTGCAGGAGCCTCTTCAAGTTCAACGTCCACGACTGCCTGCACTGCGTCTGCTGCCGGCGCCGAGCCGCGAGCCGGCGGGGCAGCATGCCGCCTTCCTACTCCACCGCTGCCACCATGCTTAAGGAGGAGCCGCTGGAGCTGCTGGACCCTCAGAACTGCCTTCCTCCAGACGGCGCCGGGCCGCTGGGCGAGCGGGAGTCTTTAGCCTGACAGGAAACGCACCAAAAACAGAAGGAATGCTGGGAGAAACGAGACGCTTAGGCAAATCTGGAAACAAATCAAGTATTTTGGGTCAATTTCTAGTGAAAATAACTtgctacacttgaaataagacaaaccttACTAACATATAACGCTAAAGATCAACTTCTTAAAGGTATTTGATCGTTTTCTGACGGTAATTCAAaattatgttgcattttttagATGTTGAATTATTGAAGATTATTGTTGAAATTCAGCCACGCTTCTTGTAAACAGGTTTGTTCACTGTTAAAGCAAAAtcataccaagtatttttggtcaagtttctaatgcaaatatcttagtacacctgaaataaaacaaaactaactgaaaagtaactttccagcaagatactggagtttgttttaagtaaataaatccttaatattgatgaaaaaattactggttccagtggcagattattttcatttatgatttcttttatataatttataagtaaaataatctgccagtgaaactggaacgttttcatcaatattaaagaactattgacttaaaacaaactcctatttcttgctgaaatttagttttgtcttattttgagttga
This Xiphophorus hellerii strain 12219 chromosome 23, Xiphophorus_hellerii-4.1, whole genome shotgun sequence DNA region includes the following protein-coding sequences:
- the LOC116714682 gene encoding enamelin-like, whose product is MDQTKPAASRNMDQTKPAASRKIDQTKPAASRNMDQTKPAASRNIDQTKPAASRNMDQTKPAASRNIDQTKPAASRNMDQTKPAASRNMDQTKPAASRNIDQTKPAASRNMDQTKPAASRNIDQTKPAASRNIDQTKPAASRNMDQTKPAASRNMDQTKPAASRKIDQTKPAASRNMDQEFYRINNQKRTKNRLGRPISQNYFALERSSSSSQTHSYMDWWSDLAPVRCSKEHRQSAEDETNFSTARLFHWTKTRNPAGRPFLYSVSRNLRDSVWQRRQRSEGNAAKATQRRQRNEGTAATDEWISQNKCADF
- the xkrx gene encoding XK-related protein 2 isoform X1, whose protein sequence is MEEQGSEITDMERCSSPEEYGLVVETSRRRVNPPLSVVWTTMLYCAEFITACILCKSYHKSNDVIWMSFTITFMLVPAVLIQLTLTFIHRDLGRDRPLVLFLHLLQLGPVIRCFEALVIYFKAGQHEEPYVTLSRKTNLQKGREIELEIGQTERTLATHRNAFKRTAVIQAFLGSTPQLTLQLYATIQEKYILSDRLALMIITLISITYGALVCSVLAIQITYDSIKVRLRPAAYLCMVVWRALEITTRVMTLVLFSTALTHWVILVGALNLLFFFFLPWAEFWARRGSLAEGVENNLSKLGTAVVLCMFTLLYACINVFCWSAVELDLADQELIDRKQSWLRLALYYSGRFLENFVLITLWYFFKSDFYQYVCAPLVVVQLLIGYSVALLFMLLFYQFCHPCRSLFKFNVHDCLHCVCCRRRAASRRGSMPPSYSTAATMLKEEPLELLDPQNCLPPDGAGPLGERESLA
- the xkrx gene encoding XK-related protein 2 isoform X2: MGLDVYWKPAASVAGLSNMLQCFEALVIYFKAGQHEEPYVTLSRKTNLQKGREIELEIGQTERTLATHRNAFKRTAVIQAFLGSTPQLTLQLYATIQEKYILSDRLALMIITLISITYGALVCSVLAIQITYDSIKVRLRPAAYLCMVVWRALEITTRVMTLVLFSTALTHWVILVGALNLLFFFFLPWAEFWARRGSLAEGVENNLSKLGTAVVLCMFTLLYACINVFCWSAVELDLADQELIDRKQSWLRLALYYSGRFLENFVLITLWYFFKSDFYQYVCAPLVVVQLLIGYSVALLFMLLFYQFCHPCRSLFKFNVHDCLHCVCCRRRAASRRGSMPPSYSTAATMLKEEPLELLDPQNCLPPDGAGPLGERESLA